A window from Sinanaerobacter sp. ZZT-01 encodes these proteins:
- the acrC gene encoding acryloyl-CoA reductase: MDFKFTDAQIMLQKVAKEFAETEIAPIAAEVDKLGYFPKESFEKMTKIGFTGIGTPVEHGGSGGSDIDKAIVVTEIAKKCAATAAILSIHTIFAAVVEKFGNKEQKEKYLPRVTQGGSLGAFALTEPNAGSDAASAKTTAILDEESGEYVLNGTKCFISGGGQAEYLAIFALTDATKGLKGMSCILVEKGTPGFSIGKIEEKMGIHGSETAELIFDNCRVPKENLIGMEGKGFHIAMSALDGARIGVAAQALGIAEGALEETIKYVHERVQFGKTIAQLQGIQWYIADMATKTECAKWMMYRAAYLKKEGLPHTKEAAMAKLNASENARFVTNLALQIHGGYGYMRDYPLERMYRDAKITEIYEGTSEIHKVVISRAVIG; this comes from the coding sequence ATGGATTTTAAATTTACAGATGCACAAATTATGTTGCAGAAGGTTGCAAAGGAATTTGCGGAAACAGAAATTGCACCCATTGCTGCTGAAGTGGATAAACTGGGTTATTTCCCGAAAGAAAGCTTTGAAAAAATGACAAAGATAGGATTTACCGGAATAGGTACTCCTGTTGAACATGGAGGAAGTGGTGGCAGCGATATTGATAAGGCAATTGTGGTAACCGAAATTGCTAAAAAATGTGCTGCAACGGCTGCCATTCTGTCTATACATACGATCTTTGCAGCGGTCGTCGAAAAATTCGGGAATAAAGAGCAAAAAGAAAAGTATTTGCCGCGAGTCACACAGGGCGGTAGTCTAGGAGCGTTTGCACTTACAGAGCCAAATGCGGGAAGTGATGCTGCGAGTGCAAAAACAACCGCAATCTTGGATGAAGAGAGCGGGGAATATGTACTCAATGGAACAAAGTGCTTCATTTCCGGAGGTGGACAGGCAGAGTACCTTGCTATTTTTGCCCTTACTGACGCAACAAAGGGTTTAAAGGGTATGTCCTGTATTCTTGTAGAAAAAGGAACTCCCGGCTTCTCAATCGGAAAAATAGAAGAGAAAATGGGGATTCATGGTTCAGAAACAGCAGAACTTATCTTTGATAATTGCCGTGTACCAAAAGAAAATTTGATCGGCATGGAAGGAAAAGGCTTTCATATCGCGATGTCAGCTCTTGACGGAGCAAGAATTGGTGTTGCAGCTCAGGCTCTTGGCATTGCGGAGGGGGCATTGGAAGAAACAATTAAATACGTACACGAGAGGGTTCAATTCGGAAAAACGATTGCTCAGCTCCAAGGAATTCAATGGTACATTGCAGATATGGCGACAAAGACAGAATGTGCAAAATGGATGATGTATCGTGCTGCTTATTTAAAAAAAGAAGGGCTTCCGCATACAAAAGAGGCAGCAATGGCAAAATTAAACGCTTCTGAAAACGCAAGGTTTGTAACGAATCTCGCGTTACAAATACATGGCGGTTATGGTTATATGAGGGATTATCCTTTGGAGAGAATGTATCGGGATGCAAAGATAACCGAAATTTATGAGGGCACATCCGAAATTCATAAGGTTGTAATTTCCAGAGCAGTGATCGGATAG
- a CDS encoding CoA transferase, protein MLNKPLEGVKVVDLTYFVAGPGTAKILADWGADVIKVEPSFGDPGRKTGATMLMPIEDDVNPFYTTYNANKRGFSVNLKCEQGLQIMDQLLSKANVFVSSYRTGALKRLGLDYEALAERHPHLIWAQVNGFGDYGPAKDSPGFDTVAFWARSGTMLDIAEKDTSPINPPIGFGDATTSCSLAGGICAALYHQAKTGKGQKVMVSLFGQAIWNASSLIASTQYGDEYPKTRKDAVSPVINSFRCSDGKWIFLSILEYERYFPTLCEVLERKDLIQDERFATTLSGKNNAPALIAEIDKEFAKHTQEEMVRLLSSADIAHEKIQHYSEIISDAQALENNYVVEDTNRDGSKTTYAMTPIKFGNIEVNLSRTSPLIGEHSEEIMSEIGYSENDILKFIKDGVIAVSK, encoded by the coding sequence ATGTTGAATAAGCCGTTAGAAGGGGTAAAAGTAGTCGATTTAACTTATTTCGTAGCAGGACCCGGAACCGCTAAGATTTTAGCCGACTGGGGGGCGGATGTCATTAAAGTAGAACCAAGCTTTGGTGATCCGGGAAGAAAAACGGGTGCCACCATGTTGATGCCGATTGAAGATGATGTGAATCCGTTTTATACAACCTACAATGCCAATAAACGCGGATTTTCGGTAAATCTGAAATGCGAACAGGGCTTGCAAATCATGGACCAGCTTCTCTCGAAAGCAAATGTATTTGTTTCAAGCTATCGAACCGGCGCTTTGAAACGATTGGGACTTGATTATGAAGCTTTGGCAGAGCGCCACCCTCATCTTATCTGGGCGCAGGTAAATGGATTTGGTGACTATGGTCCGGCAAAGGACAGTCCTGGTTTTGATACGGTTGCTTTCTGGGCTCGAAGCGGAACTATGCTGGATATTGCTGAAAAAGACACTTCTCCGATCAATCCGCCCATTGGATTTGGAGATGCGACCACATCTTGCAGCTTAGCAGGCGGAATTTGTGCAGCGCTGTACCATCAGGCCAAAACAGGCAAGGGGCAAAAGGTGATGGTGTCCCTTTTTGGACAGGCGATTTGGAATGCGAGCTCCTTGATTGCATCCACGCAATATGGAGACGAATACCCGAAAACAAGAAAAGATGCAGTTTCTCCGGTTATAAATTCTTTTAGATGCAGCGACGGAAAATGGATTTTCTTAAGTATTCTTGAGTATGAACGTTACTTCCCAACACTTTGTGAAGTATTAGAAAGAAAGGATCTGATTCAGGACGAACGATTTGCTACAACGCTTTCCGGAAAGAACAACGCGCCTGCATTGATAGCAGAAATCGATAAAGAGTTTGCAAAGCATACCCAAGAGGAAATGGTTCGCTTATTGTCTTCTGCAGACATTGCGCATGAAAAGATTCAGCATTATTCCGAGATTATCTCCGATGCACAGGCGTTGGAAAACAACTATGTGGTTGAAGATACAAATAGAGACGGTTCAAAAACAACCTACGCGATGACACCAATTAAATTTGGCAACATAGAGGTGAATTTAAGCCGAACCTCTCCATTGATCGGTGAGCATTCGGAAGAGATTATGAGCGAAATCGGATATTCTGAAAATGACATTCTAAAATTCATTAAAGACGGAGTTATTGCCGTAAGTAAATAA
- a CDS encoding electron transfer flavoprotein subunit alpha/FixB family protein, producing MKRAKVNQNINLADYHDVWVIGEQREGKIHPVTVELIGEGKKLAEKIGKKVVAVVAGSEIEEEVKKLLHYGVDKIIYIQHPLLKDFSTDGYAIATSQLILEKKPEIVLVGATSIGRDVGPKIAAQVGTGLVADCTSLDIDPEDGKILQTRPAFGGNLMATIICPKNRPQMSTVRPGVMQKATYAENPKGEIEIFVPKLEEKDIRVKLIGKIVTDKKSVNLIDAKIIVSGGRGLKGAEGFEMIQKLADTLGAEVGASRAAVDSGWIDSIHQVGQTGTTVRPDVYIACGISGAIQHLAGMGESKYIVAINKDPNAPIFKVCNYGIVGDLYKVIPAMIEAIDKKTEFDF from the coding sequence ATGAAACGAGCAAAGGTAAACCAGAATATAAATTTGGCAGACTACCATGATGTATGGGTTATCGGAGAACAAAGAGAAGGAAAGATTCATCCTGTAACGGTGGAACTCATTGGAGAAGGAAAGAAGTTAGCAGAGAAAATCGGGAAAAAGGTTGTTGCAGTTGTTGCGGGATCCGAGATAGAAGAGGAAGTTAAAAAATTGCTTCACTATGGTGTTGATAAAATAATATACATTCAGCATCCGTTGCTGAAAGATTTCTCAACAGATGGGTATGCGATTGCAACATCTCAGCTGATTTTGGAAAAAAAGCCAGAAATTGTTCTTGTTGGGGCAACCTCGATAGGAAGGGATGTGGGACCTAAAATTGCTGCGCAGGTAGGAACTGGATTGGTTGCGGACTGCACCTCTCTTGACATTGATCCAGAAGATGGGAAAATCTTGCAGACACGACCGGCATTTGGGGGAAATCTGATGGCTACGATTATTTGTCCGAAGAATCGTCCGCAGATGTCTACCGTGCGGCCGGGAGTTATGCAAAAGGCAACGTATGCGGAGAATCCAAAAGGGGAAATCGAAATCTTTGTGCCAAAGCTTGAAGAAAAAGATATTCGTGTAAAATTAATCGGCAAGATTGTAACGGATAAAAAGAGCGTCAATTTAATTGATGCAAAAATAATTGTTTCCGGCGGACGAGGACTAAAAGGGGCAGAAGGATTTGAAATGATACAAAAGCTCGCCGATACGCTTGGAGCCGAGGTCGGAGCTTCCAGAGCGGCTGTGGATTCGGGGTGGATCGATTCGATTCATCAGGTAGGGCAGACCGGAACGACCGTGAGACCGGATGTATACATTGCGTGCGGAATTTCCGGCGCCATTCAGCACCTTGCGGGAATGGGTGAGTCAAAATATATTGTTGCGATCAATAAAGATCCGAATGCGCCGATTTTTAAGGTCTGCAATTACGGAATTGTCGGTGATCTTTATAAGGTAATACCGGCGATGATCGAAGCCATTGATAAAAAAACCGAATTTGATTTTTAA
- a CDS encoding DUF3343 domain-containing protein, with protein MKDYVIAFSSFYKAAYAQEKLQEQQIRSTLKKTPPKLLKSCGYALYARTNQIQNILDTLSESNINHSGVYEVQEQNNQIDYIRVD; from the coding sequence ATGAAAGATTATGTCATTGCATTTTCGTCCTTTTATAAGGCTGCTTATGCACAAGAGAAATTACAGGAGCAACAGATTCGTTCGACTTTGAAAAAAACACCCCCGAAATTGTTAAAAAGTTGTGGCTATGCACTTTATGCTCGAACGAATCAGATACAAAATATTCTCGATACTTTATCAGAAAGCAATATTAATCATAGCGGAGTATATGAGGTTCAAGAACAAAATAATCAAATTGACTATATTCGTGTAGATTAA
- a CDS encoding D-alanyl-D-alanine carboxypeptidase family protein → MGLLQASNDACVAMSEYVGGTEEIFVEKMNKRAKELGMKDTNFVNTNGLPVADHYTSAYDIGLMSKELMKHPETKEWFNTWQTKITVGLSGKKQTELGLTNTNRLIKQYPGANGIKTGFTQEAGYCLSGSATKGDLTLISVVMGSTTSKIRFAEVSRLLDYGFATYDSAKLAEKNEIMGSAPVQKGSAEIVNAICPETVSFLVKKGQKEGITTKVKLNSSITAPIKKNDEIGTLLIYKDKKQIKSYPLLAEMDVDRVGFSQMYIRMLKTLQ, encoded by the coding sequence ATTGGTTTATTACAAGCTTCTAATGATGCGTGCGTAGCAATGTCTGAATACGTGGGTGGAACAGAAGAAATTTTTGTAGAGAAAATGAACAAAAGGGCAAAAGAACTGGGTATGAAGGACACAAACTTTGTGAATACGAATGGCTTACCGGTAGCCGATCATTATACAAGTGCATATGATATAGGACTAATGTCAAAGGAACTTATGAAGCACCCGGAGACAAAAGAATGGTTCAACACCTGGCAGACAAAGATAACAGTGGGGTTGAGCGGTAAGAAGCAAACTGAGTTAGGACTAACAAATACAAACCGTTTAATCAAACAATATCCCGGCGCAAATGGAATCAAAACTGGTTTTACGCAGGAAGCCGGATATTGCCTTTCAGGTTCAGCAACAAAAGGTGATCTTACTTTAATATCAGTTGTTATGGGAAGTACGACTTCTAAGATTCGATTTGCCGAAGTAAGTCGCCTACTTGATTATGGTTTCGCAACCTATGACAGTGCAAAGCTTGCAGAAAAGAATGAAATAATGGGCAGTGCACCCGTTCAAAAAGGCAGTGCTGAGATTGTAAACGCAATTTGCCCAGAAACAGTAAGTTTTCTTGTGAAAAAAGGACAGAAAGAAGGAATTACTACAAAGGTCAAATTAAATTCATCGATTACGGCTCCTATTAAGAAAAACGATGAAATCGGAACCCTTCTGATATATAAAGATAAAAAACAGATAAAATCTTATCCGCTTCTTGCTGAAATGGATGTGGATCGTGTAGGATTTTCACAAATGTACATACGAATGCTAAAAACCTTACAATAG
- a CDS encoding electron transfer flavoprotein subunit beta/FixA family protein, whose product MNIIVCVKQVPNTNEVRINQETGTLIRDGVPSIINPDDRNAIEEALALKDAHGGKVIIVSMGPPQAKEALKEALAMGADEAVLVTDRAFGGSDTWATATILAAAVEKIGDYDLVFCGRQAIDGDTAQVGPEMAEFLNLAQITYCKEIKVDGDKIIVNRFTETGDYVLEVKPPALFTAIKELNQPRYPSTRGIFKVYDGPDSIKVYTLQDLDVDVTQIGLKGSPTNVYKSFVPVRSKNSEIIDGFNENEKAAILVDKLYDLKLI is encoded by the coding sequence ATGAACATAATTGTATGCGTAAAGCAAGTTCCAAATACAAATGAAGTACGAATTAATCAAGAGACCGGCACGTTAATCCGAGATGGCGTTCCAAGTATTATCAATCCGGATGACAGGAATGCCATAGAAGAAGCATTGGCATTGAAAGATGCGCATGGTGGAAAGGTTATCATCGTCAGCATGGGACCGCCTCAGGCAAAGGAAGCTTTGAAAGAAGCTTTGGCTATGGGTGCGGATGAAGCGGTCTTGGTAACGGATCGTGCCTTTGGTGGATCGGATACGTGGGCGACTGCTACGATTTTAGCGGCTGCCGTTGAAAAAATCGGAGACTATGATTTGGTGTTTTGCGGTAGACAGGCTATTGATGGAGACACGGCGCAAGTGGGCCCTGAAATGGCTGAATTTCTGAATCTTGCACAAATTACCTATTGCAAAGAAATCAAGGTTGACGGTGATAAAATTATTGTAAATCGATTTACAGAAACCGGCGATTATGTATTAGAAGTAAAACCACCTGCATTATTTACTGCAATTAAAGAGTTGAATCAACCGAGATATCCATCAACTAGAGGTATTTTTAAAGTGTATGATGGGCCAGATTCAATTAAAGTGTATACGCTGCAGGATTTAGATGTGGATGTAACCCAAATCGGATTAAAAGGTTCTCCTACAAATGTATACAAGTCATTTGTTCCAGTCAGATCGAAAAACAGTGAGATCATTGATGGGTTCAATGAGAACGAAAAAGCGGCAATTCTTGTAGACAAGCTATATGATTTGAAACTCATATAA
- a CDS encoding GntP family permease → MSINELVSLIGILAALGLLMYLIMRGINIFVIAFISSAIVAITGGIPIYDAMKTDFVGGFVGFFQANYLIFLTGVLMGKMMEVTNGAKAIAKLIVKALGKEKALISIPLSCAILAYGGVSVFVCSFAVFPIALEVFREADLPRRFIPAALTFGCSTFAMVAPGAPQIHNAIPSSALGVTYMAGTSVGFISCGFMFLLGSVLLFRLVKKAQTDGEHFIAKDVDTFHEEAKLPNPFIALIPLLITIVLINAPLKDGKPLVQLETGVFIGAVLVWLLLNKYQQNKELLFHVGEGCKTAIVSISNTCAVVAFGSVVKSALAFQVVIDAMIDIPGPDLVGVAVGTTVIAGVCGSASGALGIAAPLLGPIYIAKGVAAEAISRTMSISSAALDSLPHNGYIVTVTNGLCNETHKDAYRPIFWVTVFTPLVGSVVCVILFTLFPTWP, encoded by the coding sequence ATGTCAATAAATGAACTGGTCAGCTTGATTGGTATTCTTGCAGCATTAGGATTGCTCATGTACCTCATTATGCGCGGCATCAATATTTTTGTCATCGCATTTATAAGTTCTGCCATTGTTGCAATCACAGGGGGCATTCCAATCTACGATGCAATGAAAACAGATTTTGTTGGAGGGTTTGTCGGATTTTTTCAAGCAAACTATTTGATTTTTTTAACCGGTGTGCTCATGGGGAAAATGATGGAAGTGACGAATGGTGCAAAAGCCATTGCGAAGCTGATTGTAAAAGCTTTAGGCAAAGAGAAAGCGCTCATTTCAATCCCTTTATCCTGCGCCATTCTCGCCTACGGAGGCGTCAGTGTTTTTGTTTGCTCCTTTGCAGTTTTTCCGATTGCGCTTGAGGTATTTCGAGAAGCGGATCTGCCAAGACGGTTTATCCCTGCGGCACTTACCTTTGGGTGCTCTACGTTCGCAATGGTAGCTCCGGGTGCGCCTCAGATACATAATGCCATTCCTTCGTCTGCCTTGGGAGTTACCTATATGGCAGGTACAAGCGTTGGGTTTATTTCCTGTGGATTTATGTTTTTGCTTGGTTCAGTTTTATTGTTTCGTTTAGTGAAAAAAGCGCAGACGGACGGGGAACATTTTATTGCAAAGGATGTGGATACCTTCCATGAAGAAGCAAAACTTCCAAATCCATTTATTGCATTGATTCCGCTCCTCATTACGATTGTTTTAATTAATGCCCCGTTAAAAGACGGTAAGCCTTTGGTTCAGTTGGAAACCGGTGTGTTTATCGGTGCTGTTTTGGTATGGCTGCTGTTGAATAAATACCAGCAAAATAAGGAGCTTCTTTTTCATGTTGGGGAAGGGTGCAAAACGGCGATTGTATCAATCAGTAATACGTGTGCAGTGGTTGCATTCGGTTCCGTTGTTAAGAGTGCCTTGGCATTTCAGGTTGTCATTGACGCTATGATTGACATCCCCGGGCCAGATCTTGTAGGCGTTGCCGTTGGAACGACCGTGATTGCCGGTGTATGCGGTTCAGCTTCTGGGGCCTTGGGGATTGCTGCACCACTGTTGGGCCCTATTTATATTGCAAAAGGCGTCGCTGCGGAAGCCATCTCGAGAACGATGTCCATTTCGTCGGCGGCATTGGACTCTCTGCCGCACAACGGATACATTGTTACCGTCACCAATGGGCTTTGCAATGAGACTCATAAAGACGCATACAGACCAATCTTTTGGGTTACGGTATTTACACCGCTTGTCGGTTCTGTCGTTTGTGTCATCTTATTTACACTGTTTCCGACATGGCCATAA
- a CDS encoding sigma-54 interaction domain-containing protein gives MSDKNLARYKYIFDEILRMTDDGFIVVDQKGIVTDINDQYCHFLGKKKEDIIGYNIKKNISNSKMLDIIQKNYSEELALHKFENGETKESDDSFLLVSRSCVYDEAHDIVAGVAQVKFRLQTLDSAKRLMNEYAELEFYKEAYQQNTSQKKYCFQNIIGSNIEFVEKKKAATKAAKTDFSILLTGETGTGKEVFAQAIHNASHRANKPMVSINCAAIPANLLESELFGYEEGAFTGAKKGGKKGKFLMANSGTVFLDEIGDMPLNMQAKILRVLQEKEIEPVGGLGPIPVDVRVISATRKNLNEMIENGEFREDLYYRINVINIDMLPLRTRKTDILELANYFLKELNKEYNKTIALSKDVKRCFTGYAWPGNIRELDNVIKAAYAICDGFFIALCDLPSKMVSRHKIEECISVNKKLPDLVGEYEKDIIIDTLKKNGGNCELCSSELGIHISALYKKIKKYNIRYKSSKLTIE, from the coding sequence ATGTCTGACAAAAATCTTGCAAGGTACAAATATATATTTGATGAAATCTTAAGGATGACCGATGATGGTTTTATCGTTGTGGATCAAAAAGGTATTGTTACAGATATTAATGATCAGTACTGTCACTTCTTAGGAAAGAAAAAAGAAGATATCATCGGATACAATATAAAGAAAAATATTTCCAATTCAAAAATGTTAGATATTATACAAAAAAATTACAGCGAAGAGCTTGCCCTTCATAAATTTGAAAATGGGGAAACGAAGGAAAGTGATGACAGTTTTCTTTTGGTAAGTCGATCCTGTGTTTATGATGAGGCACATGACATTGTTGCAGGCGTTGCGCAGGTAAAATTTCGTCTGCAGACATTGGATTCAGCGAAAAGGCTTATGAATGAATATGCGGAGCTTGAGTTTTATAAAGAGGCTTACCAACAGAACACGTCGCAAAAGAAATATTGTTTTCAGAATATCATTGGAAGCAATATAGAATTTGTTGAAAAGAAAAAGGCCGCTACAAAAGCAGCCAAAACCGATTTTTCCATTCTGCTTACAGGCGAGACGGGAACTGGAAAAGAGGTTTTTGCACAGGCCATTCACAATGCCAGCCATCGTGCCAATAAGCCTATGGTCAGCATAAATTGCGCGGCCATTCCGGCAAATCTTTTAGAATCAGAACTTTTTGGATACGAGGAGGGGGCATTTACGGGAGCGAAGAAGGGAGGGAAAAAAGGTAAGTTCTTAATGGCAAACAGCGGTACGGTTTTTCTTGATGAAATAGGCGATATGCCTTTAAATATGCAAGCTAAAATTTTAAGAGTGCTTCAGGAAAAGGAGATTGAACCGGTGGGAGGGCTAGGACCGATACCGGTTGATGTAAGAGTTATTTCGGCAACGAGAAAGAATTTGAATGAAATGATCGAAAACGGAGAATTTCGTGAAGATTTGTATTATAGAATTAATGTGATAAACATTGATATGCTACCACTAAGGACCCGGAAAACAGACATTTTGGAGCTTGCCAACTACTTCTTAAAAGAGTTGAATAAGGAGTATAATAAGACAATTGCACTATCAAAGGATGTGAAAAGATGTTTTACCGGATATGCTTGGCCAGGAAACATTCGCGAACTGGATAATGTGATCAAAGCGGCATATGCAATCTGTGACGGTTTTTTCATTGCGCTTTGTGATTTGCCGTCAAAAATGGTTTCAAGACATAAGATTGAAGAATGCATTTCCGTGAATAAAAAGCTGCCGGATCTGGTGGGCGAATATGAGAAGGATATCATTATTGATACCTTAAAAAAGAATGGTGGGAACTGCGAGCTTTGTTCCTCTGAGCTGGGTATCCATATAAGTGCTTTATATAAAAAAATAAAGAA
- a CDS encoding enoyl-CoA hydratase-related protein, whose protein sequence is MNNDLTRLMETLENIKVEYNDGIALVIMNRPKALNALNNKTLNELEIVFEQLNECKEVRGIVITGEGKAFVAGADILQMQSYKSEEGRDYAGYAQSVFNKIEAIDKPVIAAVNGYALGGGCELAMCCDLRIASEKAIFGQPEVKLGVIPCFGGTQRLTRLVGAGRAKDLIYTARQIKPDEALSMGLVNRVTTEEALIAEAKSCMKMIIENAPIAIKYAKLVINKGTDLDLMNALELEKDAAGLAFATEDKQEGMNAFIEKRKPVFKCR, encoded by the coding sequence ATGAACAACGACCTGACAAGATTGATGGAAACACTGGAAAACATTAAGGTTGAATACAATGATGGGATTGCATTGGTGATTATGAATCGCCCCAAAGCCCTGAATGCCTTAAACAATAAGACATTAAACGAATTAGAGATAGTATTTGAACAATTGAATGAGTGCAAGGAAGTAAGAGGTATTGTTATTACCGGAGAAGGGAAAGCTTTTGTCGCGGGTGCAGATATCCTCCAAATGCAAAGCTATAAGAGTGAAGAAGGAAGAGATTATGCAGGGTATGCACAAAGCGTATTTAATAAAATTGAGGCGATTGACAAGCCCGTAATCGCTGCGGTAAACGGGTATGCTTTAGGAGGAGGCTGTGAACTTGCAATGTGCTGTGATTTGAGAATTGCATCCGAAAAAGCCATTTTCGGACAACCCGAGGTGAAGCTTGGCGTCATTCCTTGCTTCGGAGGAACCCAAAGACTCACGAGGTTGGTTGGTGCAGGCAGGGCAAAAGATTTAATTTATACGGCACGGCAGATAAAGCCGGATGAAGCCCTTTCTATGGGACTTGTCAACCGTGTGACTACTGAAGAGGCTCTGATTGCTGAGGCGAAATCTTGCATGAAAATGATAATAGAGAACGCGCCGATTGCAATAAAGTATGCAAAGCTTGTCATTAATAAAGGCACCGACCTTGACCTCATGAATGCGCTTGAGCTAGAGAAGGATGCGGCAGGACTTGCTTTTGCAACAGAGGACAAGCAGGAAGGCATGAATGCATTCATAGAAAAAAGAAAACCAGTATTTAAATGTAGATAG
- a CDS encoding recombinase family protein produces MKQDQQHVPRNIVALYCRLSDEDLKKRNKGDDSESIQNQKTMLINYSLKSGWEIYDIYSDDDYSGADEAIERPEFSRLMKDAEAGKFNIVLAKSQSRFTRDMEYVEQILHKKFPLWGIRFVSVVDSADTAVKGNKKSRQINGLVNEWYVEDLSENIKAVFEVKKQQGKFVGAFAPYGYLKDPKDKNHFIIDEQAAKVVRMIFKLYLEGYGLTRIAQHLNDLGYPCPAEYKRQQGQNYIPRQRGKQGRIWRSSSVNVILKNRDYIGDMVQGKSGTISYKNSAKVRKDKSKWVIVENTHEPIIDRQTFELVQQLAKTRTRPESTGKRHIFVGKLKCGTCQSALIKHHGQGDKRYFICPMKKYDVCSIGVSVSYKLIMETVFTELKKIIRQYGSEQDLEFLIKGETTVSVQLEKSNAMLQTVKVQLADAQLALENLYMDKVKGVITEEQFISLNHGLAEREKRCKKQIKTLEKEIETYNVKIDLALEKKKAIKKYMDITELNREIVEEFVDVIYVKNTKVRGEKEITIQWNL; encoded by the coding sequence ATGAAACAGGATCAACAGCATGTCCCACGAAATATTGTAGCTCTTTACTGCCGTTTATCCGATGAAGATTTGAAAAAAAGGAATAAGGGCGATGATTCTGAGAGTATACAGAATCAAAAGACGATGCTGATTAATTATTCTTTAAAATCCGGATGGGAGATTTATGACATCTATTCAGACGACGATTATTCCGGGGCAGATGAAGCAATCGAGCGTCCGGAATTTTCAAGGCTGATGAAAGATGCGGAGGCAGGAAAGTTCAATATTGTACTTGCAAAGTCTCAGTCTCGTTTCACGAGGGACATGGAATATGTCGAGCAGATCCTTCATAAAAAATTTCCACTTTGGGGGATTCGTTTTGTGTCGGTCGTAGACAGTGCTGACACAGCGGTCAAAGGAAATAAAAAAAGCCGACAGATTAATGGCTTGGTGAATGAGTGGTATGTGGAAGACCTCAGTGAAAACATAAAGGCTGTCTTTGAAGTGAAAAAACAGCAGGGTAAATTTGTAGGTGCTTTTGCTCCATATGGATACCTGAAGGACCCGAAAGACAAAAATCATTTTATTATCGATGAGCAAGCCGCAAAGGTGGTACGCATGATATTCAAGCTCTATTTGGAAGGATACGGTTTGACTCGCATCGCACAACATCTAAATGACTTAGGGTATCCCTGTCCTGCGGAGTATAAACGGCAGCAGGGTCAGAATTACATTCCGCGTCAGAGGGGAAAGCAGGGGAGGATATGGCGAAGCAGCTCTGTTAATGTTATCTTGAAAAACCGTGACTATATTGGTGACATGGTGCAAGGGAAAAGTGGAACAATCAGCTATAAAAACAGTGCAAAGGTCAGAAAAGACAAATCAAAATGGGTCATCGTAGAGAATACGCATGAGCCTATTATTGACCGTCAGACCTTCGAATTGGTTCAACAGCTGGCAAAGACACGCACCCGGCCGGAAAGTACGGGAAAACGTCATATTTTTGTCGGTAAGCTGAAATGCGGGACTTGTCAATCTGCATTAATTAAGCATCATGGACAGGGGGACAAAAGGTATTTTATCTGTCCGATGAAAAAGTATGATGTTTGTAGCATAGGCGTATCGGTTTCTTACAAGTTAATTATGGAAACGGTATTTACAGAATTGAAAAAGATAATTCGCCAGTACGGATCGGAGCAGGATTTGGAGTTTCTTATTAAAGGAGAGACGACCGTTTCAGTACAGCTGGAAAAATCAAATGCAATGTTACAAACTGTCAAGGTGCAGCTTGCGGATGCGCAGCTGGCGTTAGAAAACCTGTATATGGATAAAGTGAAGGGAGTGATTACAGAAGAGCAATTTATTTCTCTGAATCATGGTTTGGCAGAGCGAGAAAAAAGATGCAAAAAGCAGATAAAAACATTAGAAAAGGAAATTGAAACTTACAATGTAAAAATAGATCTCGCATTGGAGAAGAAGAAAGCCATAAAAAAATACATGGATATCACAGAGCTGAACCGAGAGATCGTAGAGGAATTTGTAGATGTGATTTATGTAAAAAATACGAAGGTGAGGGGGGAAAAGGAGATTACAATTCAGTGGAATCTTTAA